The Candidatus Nitrosopumilus sp. SW genomic sequence TACAGAATATAGTGTTTCAATTAATATAATTCCAATTACAATTCTACCTTTAGATTTTAGTTTTTTTTCTGATAATTCAACAATTTCTTTTGTATCTCCACCAGTACCACCAACAAATATTGCATCTGCTTCTTCAAGTTCTAAAATCTTTTCTTTGGCATTACCAAAAATAACTGAAACATTAGAAAGTTCAAATTTTTGTAAATTCTTTTTTGTCAAATCTACTGCATTTTGATCATAATCAATTGCAAGTATTTTTCCAGTAGACTCAACTTGTAATGCAGCTTCAACAGAAATAGAACCAGAACCACAACCAATATCATATACAATTTGTCCAGGATTTAGCCTAGCTTTGCTAATTTGAACAGCTCTGACTTCTTCTTTAGTGATAGGAACTTTATCAGTTCTTTCAAATTCTTCATCAGGTATTCCAGGAGTTTTATAATTCCACATTAGATTATCGCCTTGAGAATCTATTAGATGTTAATTCCAGTAGAAACAGTTGCAGTATGAACTAGAGTATATGTTACAATCCATGTAAACAAATACAAGAAGATATAGCTACCAATTGCTTGCGTAACAATTTTCTTTCTATCAGATGAGGGTAATTGCATCTTCATTCCTTTTGCTACAATAATTGTCGCAAAGAATACTATAATCATAAATCCAATAGATGCCCATCGTCTTTCTTCACCTTCAATATCTTCAAAGATAAAAGTAGCAGCAGTACCTGCAATTACTGCAAGGGCAACACGTAACCAAAATAATTTATTTAATTTTCTATCTTTCTCACTTTTTTCAACCTCACTTATTGGAGGTTCTTTTGATGCCTCAGGAGTTGATTCAGTTTTTTCTGTTTCAGGAATATCAACTGGCTCTTCTTGAGGAGATTCTTTCTTAGAGTCCTCAGGCTCAGGCGTAGGTTTTGATTTTTTCTTTTTGAATTTGGCCAATTAAATTTCTAGCGTGTCTCAAGCAAACCATGTTTAATATCTTTGGTCAAAAACTAAGCATGTCATAGCAAGGGTATAATTTTAGATGTAAAATATGATAGGCATGACATTATCAGGAATTGAATTACGATATTTAGTTGATAAAATTTCAAAACAAGTTGAGGACTACTATGTCAGCAATATCTATGGAATAACAAAAGATAGCATACTCTTCAAATTACACCATACTGAGAAAAGTGATCTCTTTATGATGATCTCGACTTCAGGAGTTTGGTTAACTGAAGTAAAAATTGATCAAGTTGAACCAAATAAATTACTCAAAAGATTACGTAGTGATCTTCTTAGATTAAAATTAAAAAAAATAGAACAAATTGGTGCTGAAAGAATTGCATATTTTATCTTTGAAGGGTTTGGAAAAGAATTTGTTTTAGTTGGTGAATTTTTTGGAGATGGAAATATTTTACTTTGTAATAATGAGATGAAGATTCTTGCACTACAGCATTCAATTGATGTAAGACATAGAAAACTAAGTGTAGGATTAGAATATACTCAACCGCCACAAAGCGGATTAGATATTTTCAATTTATCTGAAAATGATTTTCAAAGTATTAAAACAACAGAATTGGTTGCTGCAAAATGGTTTGGACGTACTTTGGGGTTACCAAAAAAATATGTAGAGGGTATTTTTGAAATTGCAAAGGTTGATCCAAAAAAAATTGGAAATCTTTTAACTAATGAAGAAATTATGAAAATTTTTGAGACTACAAAGAAAATTGTTTCAGATATTGTTTCAGAAAATCATGATCCCATAATTGTAAGAAATGAAAAAACAGAAGTTCTTCCAATTCAACTTGGAAAAATCGAAGGAGAAATTATCAAAGTAAAAAGCTTCATAGAAGGACTTGATACTGTTTTTACACAAAACATTGTAGAAAGAGGAAAGTCAATTCAAACTAGTGGTTCAGATAAAAAAATAAAAGAACTTCAAACCCAAATTTCTGAGCAAGAAAAGGCAATTCAGACAGTAAAAGATAGGTCAAAAAACATCACAAATGTTGCAAATTCTCTTTTTGAAATGATTTCAAAAGGAATCATATCAATTGAAGATAAAACTGCGCAAGAAATTTTGGCAAATAACAATGCAAAATTGATTACTGAAAAAGGAATTCCATTAATTGTTATTCAAGATGAAAAAATAAAGATAGACACAAAAGCATCTTTACAGTCAATTGCATCTACATTATTTAATGAAGCAAAGAAACAGTCAGGTGCAATTAGTTCGATTGAAAATATCAAAGATAAAACTTTGAAGAAATTAGAAAAACTACAAAACAAAACAGAATCTGAAAAAGATTCGATCCTAGTTTCTGAGATCAGAAAGAAGAATTGGTATGAAAGATACAGATGGTTCTATACTACTGACGGATTTTTAGTAATTGGGGGCAGAGATGCTGCATCAAACTCTGCTGTTGTAAGAAAGCATTTGGATAAAAATGATAAAATTTTTCATGGTGATATTTTTGGTTCTCCGTTTTTTATCATCAAAGATGCACAAAACGTACCAGATACTAGTATGAACGAAGTTGCACATGCAACAGTTTGTTTTAGTCGTGCATGGAGAGAAGGAATGTACGGTGTTAGTGCGTATTGGGTAAATCCCGATCAAGTTAAAAAATCAGCTCCCAGTGGAGAATTTCTTCCAAAAGGATCATTTACAATTGAAGGACAGAGGAATTTCATTAAAAGTGGGAATCTCAAATTAGCTGTTGGAATAATTCCACAAGAAGATGGTTATGCATTAACTTGTGGTCCTCCTGAAACAATCAAGAAAAATTCTATCTGTTATGCAATAATTGAGCCTCAGGGAATTGAAATGGTAGATGCTGCAAAGAAAATTAGAATAGAATTTTCAAAAATTCATGAAGAAATTACTAAAAAAATCAGTATTGATGAATTTGTTCGTGTGATGCCTGCCGGAAAAAGTCAGGTAAAAGATGTTAACAGAGGAGAAGCAGATATTCAAAAATTCATTGATACTGAAGAGGACGACTAGAACCAGTATCAAGTGATAATTTCATTCCATTTTTTATTGAAGAAAATTCTTCATTAGATAAAATTATCAAAGGAATATTTGCTAGTGCACATCCAGTCGCTACTGTAAGATCAGCTTTTTGACAAATCATTGCAAGTGGCGCCGTTCCATTTGATTTTATAGAATAAATTGTGTATGCACCAACACTACTTCCAACACCTGAAGGAAAAACTAGAATTGTGTCTTTAATTGATTTTTTATATAGTTCATGATTTTTGTCACTAATTATTCCAGTTTTTTTATCAACTGTTCCTAAAAAATTAATTGCGTCTTTTGATTTTAGAACTGTACCTTCAACTTTTCCTGAAACTAGAATTTTCATCTTGTCTCATCTTCTATAATTTGTGATAATGATTTTAAATTCACTCCAACACCATTAGAGTTTTTTAAATAAAATGCACCCTTGATGCTATTAGTGGTTACTGCATCGACATTATCTTTGTTAATCAATGGAGTAAGACAAGTACAACAATCTGAAAGAATTTCACATCCTGCTCGTTCTAATTCATTTGTATAGCCAATTTTGTTTGCTTGTTCTTTTACAGTTCTAGGGGTAAATATCATACATCTCTTCTCAAATATTCTTCCCTTTAGTTTTCCGGCAAGTTCTGAAATTTCTTCCAATCCCAATTGAGGACTACCAAGAGTAATGATGTCACCTTTTTCAGATGTGTTTAATTCATCATGAACATTTTGCATTGCTTTTTCATCAAAATCAATTTTTTCAGAGTTTGAATCTCCCTCTCCAAAAATAAATTTGGCACATGTTCCAGAAGTTCCCATTCCTCCACACATTGCCTTACATTGACGATTATCCATTTCGCCTAAACCAGAAACATTTACAGAAATATCTCCAACTTTTCCTGCAAAAAATCCCAACATCCCATATGTTAGTTCATTTGGATTATTGACTTTCATTCTAATTGTTACATTTGGGGAATCTTCTTTTCGTAATGAAGAGTAAGGGCTTTTTCCAGTTAATGCGCTAGCTAAAGCACTAAATGCACTTTCCTTGTTTGTTTTCAAATTATCATAAGAATTTGCATGAATTGCAGCATTACTCTCTGCAAATGCAACTTGGGTTCCATCTTTTGGGATATCAAAAATTTCGTAAGGAATACACGAAAAAGATGGAATAACACCCATTGTTTCATATGAATTTCTAATAGAGAGTTGTTTTGAGATAAAATTCTCATCTAAGCCATAGTTTGATACATTATCAATGTCAAATCCCATTGGATTAAGAGTGGTCTTTACCTTAACTCGAGCATCTTTGCTAATGCTAGAAAGAAATTCTTCACCTGCATCACCTATAGTGTTATAATTTACTCCTGAAAGATGTGCCCATTCAATTGGAACTAGTTTTTCTGCATCTGTTGCCTCACCGGTTGCAACAAGAATTCTGTATGCCATCTGCATGATTTCGCCTTGTTCGCCCTTTAGTGCAGATTCTTCTTCTCTAGTTAGTTCCAATGTGATTGATTTGGATTTACAGTTATAATACTTGTACGTAGTTTTTCATATGAAAATGGAAAAAATTCTAAGCAAAATGATGGATACAATGAATTCTGTAAAGACACCACGAATAACTGCACTACGAGATCTTCATGATGCTGAGACAGGTCCATTTAGTATTTTGATTGGAACCATACTTTCTGCTAGAACAAAAGATGAGAGTACAACGAAGGTAGTTAAGGTGTTATTCTCAAAATACAAAAACCCAAAACAACTTGCAAATGCAAAACTAAAAGATGTTGAAAAAATCATCAAACCAATTGGATTCTATCATGTAAAATCCAAAAGAATTATCGAAGTTGCAAAGATAATTGATTCAAAATACAAGGGTAAAGTACCTGAAGATCTGGATACTTTAGTAGAATTGCCAGGAGTGGGAAGAAAAACTGCAAATTGTGTTTTAGTTTATGCATTTGAAAAACCTGCAATTCCAGTTGATATTCACGTTCATAGAATTTCAAATAGATTAGGATTAGTTGAAACAAAGAATCCTGAAGAGACAGAACAAGAATTAATGAAAAAAGTAGACAAGAAATTTTGGATTGACATTAATGATACTTTTGTTATGTATGGACAAAACATTTGCAAACCAATATCTCCAATGTGTGATGTATGCAAGATTAAGAGAAGCTGCAAGTTTTACAAATCTAAGAACGTTTCTTAGTTAGAAACAACACTCCAACTATAACACCAATTCCTGCTGCAACATAAAATGGAAACAATGCAAATGCATTCTTTGAAGGATCACCTGAAAGAAATTCTAAAAGAAGACTGCCCGAATTAACTGCAGGAGGATCAGTAGAACCTTCCATTCCATGTACAGAGTAAGAAGCAATTGCAAATTCACCAATATTCAAATTGCTAACTACAATTCTTGCTCCATTATTTACAGTGAGTCCGGCTCTATCAGTAAAGGATATGATTGATTTTGCTTGTGGATACCAACCTCTTTCCAAGTCACTATGAACTACAATGTATCCTTCTTTTGGAGTCTGTACTGCAACCCAGAACTTATTATCAGGAATTGAACCCATCCCAACTTCAATAAATTCATCTTCAGAATTTACATCATAGAGTCTAAAGACTGCATTTCCATTAGGATTTGCATAAAGAAGATTGTTATCAATTGTTACTTGCCAGCTGACTGCATGAACATCATCTAGTGGAACAATAGGTGCATCACGTAGTACTCTGTTAAATTCTTCAGCAGGAATCTCTATTGAATCAATGATTAATGATGGATTTACTTCCTGAGCAAATGCAGGAGTAATGAAAAATCCAGAAAGTAAAATTATTGTAAATAGGTATCTCATTGAGCTATTCCAAGATTGATTGAATAAATATCTAATCAACAAAAGGTTTTGGGTGATTCAAGATTACTTGTGCAACTTCTGGTCTTAGAATAAATTCAGATGGTGCTTGTCCATTTTGAATCATCTCTCTTAATGCAGTTCCACTGATTTGCTCTTTGTCATCATTATCATGTGGACATGCTTTTGGAGTTGTGTATGTAAGACATTTTCTACAATAGAAGAACGGTGGGAAGAATACTGGAGCAATATCTAATTCAGGATAATCTGAAAATATCTCTTGTGCTGCAAATGGTTCATAGAACTTTCCAACACCTGCATGATCTCTACCGATAATTATGTGAGTACAACCATAGTTTTGTCTCATAATTGCATGATGAATTGCTTCTTTTGGTCCAGCGTATTTCATCTCAGTATGCAAAGTTCCAAGACGACATCTATTTTCTGGATAGTATTTTTCAATCATGGTTTCATAACATTTTACAATAACTTCATCAACAAAGTCACCAGACTTTTTCTTTCCAATAATTGGATTTACAAAAACACCATCTCTTGTAGTAATTGATGTCTTTTGTAACATCTCATGTGCCACATGTGGTGGATTTCTTGTTTGGAATGCACAGATGGTTTTCCATCCAGCTTGTGCAAATGCTTCTCTTGTTTGCTTTGGAGTTAGTCTGTATTTTCTAATCTCAGTGTCTTTAGGTCTTTGAATATAGTCAATCTTTCCTGAAACAAGGTAATCTTTCATAGACATTGTCTTTGCAACACCTGGATGAGAAGAATCAGTTGTTCCATAGATGCCTTGTGATGTTTTTTCTTTATCAAAAGTATAGACTTCTTCAACGTTTAACACTGCAACGCCTACACCTTGTGGATTTTTTAATAGAACTTTACCTGACTCTTTCATTTTAGAACCTGTTTGTTCATCGACATCTAGTACGATAGGAATAGTCCATGCCAGATCATTTGCAAGTCTTCCTCTTGATACAACACTCTCAAAGTCTTGTTGGCCTAAGAATCCCTCTAATGGACTAAAGATTCCATCTGCAATATTCTCTACATCATTTGCTAAGTCTTCTGAAATTGTAATTGAGAATAATCCAGTAGGATCAACATTTGTAATTCTGTTAACTAGTACTCCACCATGTGGTTTGATTGAATCGTTTTCTGACATACTAATCCTCATTTTTACGCTCTATATGAAGGCCACACTCTTTGTGTTCTCCTTGTTCCCACCACCATCTTCCTGCTCGAATATCCTCTCCAGGTTTTATTGGTCTGGTACAAGGTTCACATCCAATACTAGGATAGCCTTTGTCAAGAAGGCTATTGTATGGCAAGTCATGTTTTTTGATATGTTCTTGAATTTGATCCCATGTCCAATCAATTATTGGATTAATCTTTAGAATGTCACCATGTCCATGATCAATCTGAAACATTGTTACGTCTTCTCTGATTTTGGTTTGTTCTCGTCTTAGTCCAGTAATCCATCCATCAAGAGTATTCAACATTTTATTCATTGGATGTACTTTACGTATTTCACAACATAGTTTTCTATTTTCAACGCTTTCATAGAATAAGTTTAGTCCTTTTTCTTTTACCATATCTTCAACTTCTTTAGTATCAGGAAATAACACTTCAATTGTTATATTGTATTTTTTCCTCAACACATCCATGATGTCATATGTCTCTTGAGGTAATCTGCCAGTGTCCAAAGTAAAAAATCTAAACTCTGGATTAATTTTTAACATCATATCCATTACAACTGCGTCTTCAGCACCAAAGCTAGAAGCTTTTGCAACTTTAGGATGAAGATTATCTGATACCCATTGAAGAGCCTCTTCAGCTGTCTTTATCTTTGAATTAAGATCATCTACTTGTTCTTGGGTAAATCTAGTCACACATTCACTTGAAGTATTTGTTTTATATTGATTACCCGAAGTTTTGTCCTAAATTATAAACAAGTAGATTTTCAAGTAGAAAATATGGATGAGACATCATATGTTATAGTTTTTCCAACTATATTTTCAAAAAATAAGATACCACAATTAATTTCAAATGTTAAAAAAATACTCAAGATAAAAAATCAACAATTCATATCTGTAAAACGTGATGGAGATATCATCTTAGTAGATGCTAATGATCCAGTTTTTGCATCATCTGCAATCAATATGCTATTTGGAATAAAAGAAATTGCAATTGCAAGACAAATAAAAAATAATTATCAAGATATTGTTTCTGAAATTACCTCGATAGGAGGTAATTTACTATTAAAAGGTGAAAAATTTCTAGTCAAAGTTGAAGGGATCTCAAAAGGATTTCTTGTAAAAGATGTAGAGATTGCAGCAACTTCAAGTATTATTGAAAAAAAATCAAAGTTAGGTGCTCATCCAGGAACAGAGCAAGGATATGACAAATTATTGTATACGTATTTGACAAAGAATAATGCATACATCTGTATTTTTTCGGATAAAGGAAAAGGAGGAATACCATATCAATCACAAAATGAAAAAACAATTTGTGCAGTATATGATGAATTATCAGCAGTTTCTTGTTATGAAACCATAAAGCAAGGATATGATACAAAGGTAATAGTTTGTTATAGACAAAAATCAGAACTGATGAATCTAGCTAAAATACTAAATCAGATAATTCCAAGATTAGTTCAAGAGAAAATAGAGTTAGAATTCTTTCATCTAAAAATAAACCCAAATGGAATTAAAAATTATTTGACATATGTAAATTCAATTTTGGAGATAATGTTGCAATTCCCAAATAAGCGAGTCTCATTGGCTATATCACCACAGATATTTTCATCAGATTTTATAGATAATTCTCTAAAACTAGTATTTTCCAAAAATAAAATTCCACTTACTCCATTATCGGGTGTAGATACAAGTTTGTTTGATGAAGCAAAAGAGATTGGATTAGAGAGAAACATCAACAAGTTAGAAAAAATTGTGACTGGTAGTTCAAAAGAAATACCTGTTTTTGCAAGAAAAGAGGTAGAAAATGCGCTAAAAACAAAAAAAGCCATTTCCATTCAAGTAGGACCAAATAATGTACATGACATTTTAGATTCATTAGAAGAGAATCATTGAGAATTTAAACAGCATTTTTGTTGCAATATTGTGCTCAAAATAGGTGAATTCATCTACCCATGGGGAAGTGGTCATTATTCTAGAATGATGAGGCTAAACGAAGTTCTCGGTGACCATATAAAAGAAGAATTTGAGATTCATTTTTCAAGCAAAGATCATGTATATGAAAAATTATTGAAGAAATTTCCAAATGAAAAAGAAAAGATTCATGAAATTTTGATGCCAACTCCAATTGATGGAAAGTTTGGTCCAAGTGTTTCAATGTCATTAATGAATTTGTTATTGCCAATTTCAAAAAATCCACCTTTAGTTAGACAAATTGCAAATTATCTCAGAGAAGAAAGAAAGCTCTACAACAAGGAAAAATTTGATTTGGTAATCAATGATGGGGATATGGGATCAAATATTTTAGCGAAAAATAGAAACATACCAAGTTTATTTATAACAAATCAGTTTAGACCAAGATTGTACAATTCTAGATCATATCTATACCCATCATTGATATTTGTTGCAAAACAAATTCAAAAAGCATCAAAGATTCTTGTTGCAGATTCTCCACCACCTTATACAATGTGTGAATATAATCTAAATTTCATAAAAGAAGCTGAAGATAAAGTAACGTATGTTGGTCACTTTACAAATAGTAAAAAAATTAAGAAAGTAGAAAGTTCCGCTCTTGAAAAATTGGTTGAAAATAATGAATTTGGTTACTGGATGAGAACTGGAAATAAATCAACAAATGATGGAACTGGTCAGAGATATGAAGAAGTTTTTCAACAAGATGAAATGAAAAATGAAAAGAGGATTATTTCTCATGCAAGAAATGATCCAAAAATTGATTCAGTCATAGGAAAAGATGGAAAAAGATATTCCATTACTGATGCATTAGATAAAAAAATAGATTGGATTCAAATTGATATCGGATTTCTTTCAGAACAAGAAAAAGATACAGTATTGGATTCATGCAAGTATGCTGTAGTAAATGGTTCACATACCGTAATGGGAGAAATTATGGGTGGAAAATCAAAACCAATTATTGGAATTCCCATCTATGATGAGCACACAAACAACATCAAATGGGCCGAAGAGAAGAATTTGGGAATACTAGCCACAAAAACAAAACAGGTAATTGAAGGAATAGTGAAAATTAAAGAGAATTACGAGAATTTTGAAGAGAATTTAGATGAATTTTCAAAGAATTTTGTCCCAAATGGGGCTGAAAATTCAGCAAAAATTGCTGCTCAAACCTTAGAAGAAAAGAGATAATACATTATTTTTAGAATTTCGCTCATCTGGCACGCGGGATTTCGATGGGCGAACGGACCGAAAGGGATGATGAAAAAATCCGCGTGTCAGATGTTTATCGATCAATTAACAATGTGGGAACGCTTTTATGGAAAAAATTAAGCCAAATCATCAGTGCCTAACTGTCCAGAATGTACACATAGAGAGAAAAAAAAGATTCAAGAAAAATACGAGTCTGAAGTTCCTGAAGAAGAAAGAAGCAGAGAAGATCTTTTCAAATTATACGATGAAATTGACATTCCAATGAAAATGGATGAGAAGAATAGAAGAAATTTTGTATGTAAGCGATGCGGTCTTTATGCCACTAGAGAACAAGTTTCAGACATTAGATACAAACTCAACCAAAAAGAAAGAACACGTGATGATAAACATGACGACTATTTAGAATGGTGGTCAAAAAGCAAAAAAGAAAAAGCTGAAAACTAGCGTGAGTTATTATGGTAAAAAAGAAAAAAGAAGATGAAATTCCTGAATGGGTTACTGATGAAATTCAAAATGCAAAATTCAAGAAACCTGAAGAATTAAAAAAATCAGGATATATCCTCGAATTTTATTATGAAGATAACAAGATTGATGTTCAATTGTATGATGCTGTAGAAGATGGCAGACATATTGTAACAATGGACGTTCCAAAAAGTGTCAAGATGGATGACTTGTTAAAAGGAGAAGTCTATGAGTTTGTTTTTGACCAACACAAAGCACCACTAAGCAAAAAAGTTTCAGAATATTTAGAAAAAGAAAAAGAGATCGAAATGAATGCAATTTATCAATTTGAATTAAAATCACTTGAATTGTTAGATGTAGGCTCCAATGAAGCCGAAGATGATGATGCTGAAGAATAATTCAGGATTTCTGTACAGAATCTAATTGTTTTTTGAAAGACTTTCCAATTATAGGATTTATGAAATAAGGAAATGTATGTTTTAGCCAAACAGCACTTCTAACTACAGAAGGAACAATAATTTCTAGTCTAGAAGAATTTGCAGCTTTTAGAATTGCTTTTGCAACAGTTTTGGAACTAAGCGATGTTGGAGAATATTTTGGTATTTTTACAAAAGAAGGGTGATCAAAAAAGTCTGTCCTGACCATTATAGGACTAACAACTGTGATTCCAACTCCAGTGCCATTTAGTTCATGTTTAAGGCCCTCTGAGAATCCAAGCATAGCAGACTTTGATGCACAGTAAGATGCAATTCCTGGAAGGCCAAAGCTAGCAGCAACAGAAGCTACGTTGACTATATGACCTGATTTTTTCTCCAACATTGATGGGAGAAAATTTTTAATGCAATACATCATTCCAAAATAATTTGTCTCCATTTGAGATTCTATTTCATCAATGGACAAGTCTTTAACAGAACCATATATTGCAAAACCTGCATTATTTACCAGTACATCAATAGAATGAAATTTTTCTAAAACGATTTTTGACATTTCTTTTACTTGTTCTTTGTCAGATACATCACATTTACAAACAAGTGTCGACACGTTGAATTTTAGTAATTCATTCTCAAGTTCCTCGAGTTTTTCTTTTCTTCTTGCAACTAAAATTATGTTGGCACCAAGTTTTGCAAATTCTATTGCACTTTGTTTTCCAATTCCAGATGAAGCCCCAGTAATCAAAATTGTTTTATTTTTGAAATCCACAAATCAAAAAAAATGTTTTAAGATAAAGTGGTTTCTATGTGGCTTGAGGTTTTGAGATTCTACTCAAAGCCAACTTTACTAAAAGTAACCAAGTAATAGCAATTGGTACATAGTATGTTGCAATTCTCCAGCCTATTACTGCATCCCAGGCTAGACCCCCTTGAGAAACATCAAAGTCAAATGGATTTAGATTGTTAAGGTATGCTACAATTCCAAATTCGGCAAGACCAGAACCACCAATAGTTATTGGAAGATTTCCAATTGCATTTGCACCCATTACAGCCATAATAGAATCAAATGCATTGATAACATATCCTGTTCCCATTGCAATTATCATAAATGAAATTCCATAAAATGACCAAGATGCAAGTGAAAACAAAAATGACACAGTAAAAACTTTCTTTGATTCAGACGTTTTTAGATTTTCTCTACTCATAGTACATACTTCTTCCATCCAAGAGTTTGTTTGCTCGATGTATTTTACTCCTTTTTCTTTTCCAAATCTTTTTGCCAGACTTCCCAAAACTTTAGGAACTTGGAATGTACGTTTAGAAGACAAGAAGAAGAGTACCATCCATAAAGCAGTTACAGTAATGCTAGTTCCCAAAACTACTGCGGCAACAACATATGCTCCATTTAGTAGTGCGATTA encodes the following:
- the rqcH gene encoding ribosome rescue protein RqcH, whose translation is MTLSGIELRYLVDKISKQVEDYYVSNIYGITKDSILFKLHHTEKSDLFMMISTSGVWLTEVKIDQVEPNKLLKRLRSDLLRLKLKKIEQIGAERIAYFIFEGFGKEFVLVGEFFGDGNILLCNNEMKILALQHSIDVRHRKLSVGLEYTQPPQSGLDIFNLSENDFQSIKTTELVAAKWFGRTLGLPKKYVEGIFEIAKVDPKKIGNLLTNEEIMKIFETTKKIVSDIVSENHDPIIVRNEKTEVLPIQLGKIEGEIIKVKSFIEGLDTVFTQNIVERGKSIQTSGSDKKIKELQTQISEQEKAIQTVKDRSKNITNVANSLFEMISKGIISIEDKTAQEILANNNAKLITEKGIPLIVIQDEKIKIDTKASLQSIASTLFNEAKKQSGAISSIENIKDKTLKKLEKLQNKTESEKDSILVSEIRKKNWYERYRWFYTTDGFLVIGGRDAASNSAVVRKHLDKNDKIFHGDIFGSPFFIIKDAQNVPDTSMNEVAHATVCFSRAWREGMYGVSAYWVNPDQVKKSAPSGEFLPKGSFTIEGQRNFIKSGNLKLAVGIIPQEDGYALTCGPPETIKKNSICYAIIEPQGIEMVDAAKKIRIEFSKIHEEITKKISIDEFVRVMPAGKSQVKDVNRGEADIQKFIDTEEDD
- a CDS encoding phosphoadenylyl-sulfate reductase is translated as MTRFTQEQVDDLNSKIKTAEEALQWVSDNLHPKVAKASSFGAEDAVVMDMMLKINPEFRFFTLDTGRLPQETYDIMDVLRKKYNITIEVLFPDTKEVEDMVKEKGLNLFYESVENRKLCCEIRKVHPMNKMLNTLDGWITGLRREQTKIREDVTMFQIDHGHGDILKINPIIDWTWDQIQEHIKKHDLPYNSLLDKGYPSIGCEPCTRPIKPGEDIRAGRWWWEQGEHKECGLHIERKNED
- the sat gene encoding sulfate adenylyltransferase, producing MSENDSIKPHGGVLVNRITNVDPTGLFSITISEDLANDVENIADGIFSPLEGFLGQQDFESVVSRGRLANDLAWTIPIVLDVDEQTGSKMKESGKVLLKNPQGVGVAVLNVEEVYTFDKEKTSQGIYGTTDSSHPGVAKTMSMKDYLVSGKIDYIQRPKDTEIRKYRLTPKQTREAFAQAGWKTICAFQTRNPPHVAHEMLQKTSITTRDGVFVNPIIGKKKSGDFVDEVIVKCYETMIEKYYPENRCRLGTLHTEMKYAGPKEAIHHAIMRQNYGCTHIIIGRDHAGVGKFYEPFAAQEIFSDYPELDIAPVFFPPFFYCRKCLTYTTPKACPHDNDDKEQISGTALREMIQNGQAPSEFILRPEVAQVILNHPKPFVD
- a CDS encoding thiamine biosynthesis protein; translation: MDETSYVIVFPTIFSKNKIPQLISNVKKILKIKNQQFISVKRDGDIILVDANDPVFASSAINMLFGIKEIAIARQIKNNYQDIVSEITSIGGNLLLKGEKFLVKVEGISKGFLVKDVEIAATSSIIEKKSKLGAHPGTEQGYDKLLYTYLTKNNAYICIFSDKGKGGIPYQSQNEKTICAVYDELSAVSCYETIKQGYDTKVIVCYRQKSELMNLAKILNQIIPRLVQEKIELEFFHLKINPNGIKNYLTYVNSILEIMLQFPNKRVSLAISPQIFSSDFIDNSLKLVFSKNKIPLTPLSGVDTSLFDEAKEIGLERNINKLEKIVTGSSKEIPVFARKEVENALKTKKAISIQVGPNNVHDILDSLEENH
- a CDS encoding aconitase X swivel domain-containing protein, translated to MKILVSGKVEGTVLKSKDAINFLGTVDKKTGIISDKNHELYKKSIKDTILVFPSGVGSSVGAYTIYSIKSNGTAPLAMICQKADLTVATGCALANIPLIILSNEEFSSIKNGMKLSLDTGSSRPLQYQ
- a CDS encoding aconitase X catalytic domain-containing protein, giving the protein MELTREEESALKGEQGEIMQMAYRILVATGEATDAEKLVPIEWAHLSGVNYNTIGDAGEEFLSSISKDARVKVKTTLNPMGFDIDNVSNYGLDENFISKQLSIRNSYETMGVIPSFSCIPYEIFDIPKDGTQVAFAESNAAIHANSYDNLKTNKESAFSALASALTGKSPYSSLRKEDSPNVTIRMKVNNPNELTYGMLGFFAGKVGDISVNVSGLGEMDNRQCKAMCGGMGTSGTCAKFIFGEGDSNSEKIDFDEKAMQNVHDELNTSEKGDIITLGSPQLGLEEISELAGKLKGRIFEKRCMIFTPRTVKEQANKIGYTNELERAGCEILSDCCTCLTPLINKDNVDAVTTNSIKGAFYLKNSNGVGVNLKSLSQIIEDETR
- the cbiT gene encoding precorrin-6Y C5,15-methyltransferase (decarboxylating) subunit CbiT, giving the protein MWNYKTPGIPDEEFERTDKVPITKEEVRAVQISKARLNPGQIVYDIGCGSGSISVEAALQVESTGKILAIDYDQNAVDLTKKNLQKFELSNVSVIFGNAKEKILELEEADAIFVGGTGGDTKEIVELSEKKLKSKGRIVIGIILIETLYSVIQVMDKLQFKDVDITQVTVSKSRKTTTGTMMLARNPVTIISATKA
- the nth gene encoding endonuclease III; its protein translation is MEKILSKMMDTMNSVKTPRITALRDLHDAETGPFSILIGTILSARTKDESTTKVVKVLFSKYKNPKQLANAKLKDVEKIIKPIGFYHVKSKRIIEVAKIIDSKYKGKVPEDLDTLVELPGVGRKTANCVLVYAFEKPAIPVDIHVHRISNRLGLVETKNPEETEQELMKKVDKKFWIDINDTFVMYGQNICKPISPMCDVCKIKRSCKFYKSKNVS